The proteins below come from a single Prolixibacter sp. NT017 genomic window:
- the tnpA gene encoding IS200/IS605 family transposase gives MSTYTQILYQIVLSTKFREPTMELDGQRRLYQFIAGILQNKKCHLYQINGTENHLHIVTHIHPAIAPAQLVKDIKLATAAFLKETKIFPSFHGWQSGYGAFSYSISAKERLVAYVKNQKEHHRAISFQEEYIRLLKEHGIDYDERYVFAES, from the coding sequence ATGAGTACTTACACTCAAATCCTTTACCAGATCGTTTTATCTACCAAGTTTCGCGAGCCTACAATGGAGTTGGATGGTCAGAGGAGGCTGTATCAGTTTATAGCAGGTATACTACAGAATAAAAAATGCCATCTGTACCAGATAAACGGTACGGAGAATCATCTGCACATAGTAACGCATATTCACCCAGCTATTGCGCCCGCCCAACTGGTAAAAGATATCAAGTTGGCAACCGCTGCGTTTTTGAAAGAGACAAAGATATTCCCATCGTTTCATGGCTGGCAAAGTGGGTATGGCGCTTTTTCTTATTCTATCTCTGCGAAAGAGCGATTGGTGGCTTATGTGAAAAATCAGAAAGAGCATCATAGGGCGATCAGTTTTCAGGAGGAGTACATCCGGTTGTTAAAAGAGCACGGAATTGACTACGACGAGCGCTACGTGTTTGCTGAGAGTTGA
- a CDS encoding VIT1/CCC1 transporter family protein: MKRKPLSPETRSQLLVAQGNEITEYHIYKQLAAKQRDPHNAEVLSRIADDEHKHYDIWKEYTETEVAPSKWKIWKFYWIARIFGITFGIKLMEKGEESAQVNYNEIADEIPEAKIIAKEENDHEDQLIALLEEDKLKYIGSIVLGLNDALVEILGTLAGLTFALQNTRLVALAGIITGLAGALSMSSSEYLSNKSEGNHEGAVKSAIFTGIAYVFAVVFLVVPYLLFTSPFVALIVAVIDSVLVVFLYSYYISVANDQPFRKRFWEMVILSTVVGLISFGLGYLVRIMFGIDV; this comes from the coding sequence ATGAAACGTAAACCATTGTCCCCCGAAACCAGAAGTCAATTGCTGGTCGCCCAGGGAAACGAAATCACCGAATATCATATTTACAAGCAGCTGGCTGCCAAACAGCGTGACCCGCATAATGCCGAGGTGTTGAGCCGCATTGCCGACGATGAGCACAAGCATTATGATATCTGGAAGGAGTACACGGAAACGGAAGTCGCTCCGAGTAAATGGAAGATTTGGAAATTTTACTGGATAGCCCGGATTTTCGGTATCACATTCGGCATTAAGCTGATGGAGAAAGGGGAGGAGAGTGCCCAGGTCAACTACAACGAGATAGCAGATGAAATCCCGGAGGCCAAGATCATCGCCAAGGAAGAGAATGACCATGAGGACCAGCTAATTGCCCTGCTCGAAGAGGACAAGTTAAAATACATCGGTTCCATCGTGCTGGGATTGAACGATGCTTTGGTGGAAATTCTGGGAACGCTGGCCGGTTTGACTTTTGCACTTCAGAATACCCGTTTGGTAGCGTTGGCCGGCATCATCACCGGACTGGCTGGTGCTCTGTCGATGTCTTCGTCGGAATATCTGTCTAATAAGTCGGAAGGTAACCATGAAGGAGCTGTCAAATCAGCCATCTTTACCGGTATCGCCTATGTTTTTGCTGTTGTTTTCCTTGTAGTGCCCTACCTGCTCTTTACTTCACCGTTTGTCGCGCTGATTGTGGCTGTTATCGATTCGGTGCTGGTCGTATTCCTTTATAGTTATTATATATCGGTCGCTAACGATCAACCTTTCCGGAAACGTTTCTGGGAAATGGTTATCCTGAGTACGGTGGTCGGATTGATATCGTTTGGACTGGGGTATCTCGTCCGGATCATGTTCGGCATCGACGTTTGA